The Rhodococcus triatomae genome includes a window with the following:
- a CDS encoding GntP family permease yields MTSTALLAAAGESGQDARLITAAIVGVAVIIALITWLKLHPFVSLAIGAVGVGIAAGLGAAESVAAFVEGFGSTMGSVGILIGFGAMFGKLLADSGGADRVVDTLVGHSGPRTLPWMMALVGAVIGLPMFFEIGLVLLMPVIILVARRSGLSLISIAIPTLAGLSAMHGLVPPHPGPLVAVAALNANLGLTLALGVLVAIPTVIVSGPLFGKLAARWVNVPVPELYVTAEDTEGAEAAAQRQRPGFVPTLAAILLPVFLMLGKAVADVVAPDSQATAKVTLDFLGTPVVALGLAVLVGMVLLGRGGGMGRKEIAGSLESSLPPIAGILLIVGAGGGFKQVLIDTGIADVIAEAIKGSALPVLFLAWLVAVLIRVATGSATVATVTASGILAPVAAELSSSHVSLMVLAIGAGSLFLSHVNDAGFWLVKEYLGVSVVQNLKTWTVMECVISVTGLAGVLVLSLVI; encoded by the coding sequence ATGACCAGCACCGCACTACTCGCCGCGGCGGGCGAGTCGGGTCAGGACGCGCGCCTGATCACCGCCGCGATCGTGGGCGTCGCCGTGATCATCGCCCTGATCACCTGGCTGAAACTGCACCCGTTCGTCTCCCTCGCGATCGGTGCGGTGGGCGTCGGCATCGCGGCCGGTCTCGGCGCCGCGGAATCGGTGGCGGCGTTCGTCGAGGGCTTCGGCTCCACCATGGGCAGCGTCGGAATCCTCATCGGGTTCGGTGCCATGTTCGGCAAGCTCCTCGCCGATTCCGGCGGTGCGGACCGGGTGGTCGACACGCTGGTCGGGCACTCCGGGCCCCGAACCCTGCCGTGGATGATGGCCCTGGTCGGCGCCGTCATCGGCCTGCCGATGTTCTTCGAGATCGGTCTCGTGCTGTTGATGCCGGTCATCATCCTCGTCGCCCGCCGCTCCGGACTGTCGCTGATCAGCATCGCGATCCCGACCCTCGCCGGGCTCTCCGCGATGCACGGTCTGGTGCCCCCGCACCCCGGTCCGCTGGTGGCCGTCGCCGCCCTGAACGCCAACCTGGGCCTCACCCTCGCGCTCGGTGTGCTGGTGGCGATCCCGACGGTGATCGTCTCCGGGCCGCTGTTCGGCAAGCTCGCCGCACGCTGGGTGAACGTGCCGGTTCCCGAGCTGTACGTCACCGCGGAAGACACCGAGGGAGCCGAGGCTGCTGCCCAGCGTCAGCGCCCGGGATTCGTGCCTACCCTCGCGGCCATCCTGCTTCCCGTCTTCCTCATGCTCGGCAAGGCGGTCGCCGACGTCGTGGCGCCCGATTCGCAGGCGACGGCGAAGGTGACGCTCGATTTCCTCGGCACCCCCGTCGTCGCGCTCGGTCTCGCCGTCCTCGTGGGGATGGTGCTGCTCGGCCGGGGCGGCGGCATGGGACGCAAGGAGATCGCCGGGTCGCTGGAGAGTTCACTGCCGCCGATCGCCGGGATCCTGCTGATCGTCGGTGCCGGTGGCGGTTTCAAGCAGGTGCTCATCGACACCGGTATCGCCGACGTCATCGCCGAGGCGATCAAGGGCAGTGCGCTGCCCGTCCTGTTCCTGGCTTGGCTGGTCGCGGTGCTGATCCGGGTCGCGACCGGTTCGGCGACGGTCGCGACGGTGACGGCGTCCGGCATCCTCGCGCCGGTGGCGGCGGAGTTGTCCTCCTCCCACGTCTCGCTCATGGTGCTCGCGATCGGCGCCGGGTCGCTGTTCCTCTCCCACGTCAACGACGCCGGATTCTGGCTCGTCAAGGAGTATCTCGGCGTGAGCGTGGTGCAGAACCTCAAGACCTGGACGGTGATGGAGTGCGTGATCTCGGTGACCGGACTTGCCGGCGTGCTCGTACTGAGCCTGGTCATCTGA
- a CDS encoding DUF305 domain-containing protein has translation MKKTLAAGAVSVAVVLALAACGDSDDTTAETTTATTSVGAEATTGEHGAHDGDSSAHNEADVAFTRGMIPHHEQAVEMSDVILAKDGIDPRVTALAEQIRAAQAPEIETLTGWLTDWGVAGTDDSTGGHEGHDMDGMMSEQDMRALEQAEGTEAARLFLTQMIVHHEGAVAMADTEIQEGEFPDAVEMARTIAQTQQQEITAMEELLATL, from the coding sequence ATGAAGAAGACACTCGCCGCCGGAGCCGTGTCCGTTGCCGTCGTGCTCGCGCTGGCCGCGTGCGGCGATTCCGACGACACGACCGCCGAGACCACCACTGCGACCACCTCCGTCGGCGCCGAGGCCACCACCGGTGAGCACGGCGCCCACGACGGCGACTCGTCCGCCCACAACGAGGCCGACGTGGCCTTCACCCGGGGCATGATCCCGCACCACGAGCAGGCCGTGGAGATGAGCGACGTGATCCTGGCCAAGGACGGCATCGACCCGCGCGTCACCGCACTGGCCGAGCAGATCAGGGCGGCTCAGGCTCCGGAGATCGAGACGCTCACCGGCTGGCTCACCGACTGGGGCGTGGCGGGCACCGACGACTCCACCGGTGGGCACGAGGGACACGACATGGACGGCATGATGTCCGAGCAGGACATGCGGGCGCTCGAGCAGGCCGAGGGCACCGAGGCGGCACGGTTGTTCCTCACCCAGATGATCGTGCATCACGAGGGCGCAGTTGCCATGGCGGACACCGAGATCCAGGAGGGCGAGTTCCCCGACGCCGTCGAGATGGCCCGCACGATCGCGCAGACCCAGCAGCAGGAGATCACCGCGATGGAGGAACTCCTCGCGACTCTGTGA
- a CDS encoding ArsR/SmtB family transcription factor, whose translation MSPTTPVDPERVAKARERLIGHDDAARLSSILSLLADPTRTRVIYALDLADELCVGDIALALELGEDAVGYALRILRTAGMVTRRKAGRTVYYRLADGFPEPLRMHCLVRLIEISDTPSDDEE comes from the coding sequence ATGAGCCCGACTACTCCCGTCGATCCCGAACGGGTCGCGAAGGCGCGTGAAAGGCTGATCGGCCACGACGACGCGGCTCGGCTGAGCAGCATCCTGAGCCTGCTCGCCGACCCCACCCGCACCCGGGTCATCTACGCTCTCGACCTCGCCGACGAGCTGTGCGTCGGCGACATCGCGCTGGCCCTCGAACTCGGCGAGGACGCCGTCGGCTACGCGCTCCGGATCCTGCGGACGGCCGGCATGGTGACGCGCCGCAAGGCCGGCCGCACCGTCTACTACCGACTGGCGGACGGCTTCCCCGAGCCGCTGCGCATGCACTGCCTGGTGCGGTTGATCGAGATTTCGGACACGCCGTCCGACGACGAGGAATGA
- a CDS encoding hemolysin family protein, protein MTALSILFGLFVVLAITALTGYFVAQEFAYMSVDRSRLKARAAAGDAGAARALTVTRRTSFMLSGAQLGITVTGLLVGYVAEPLIGRGLGELMGGVGVPTTVGIAVGAILAVAFSTLVQMLFGELFPKNLAIARPEPVARRLALSTTLYLRLFGWLIWLFDQSSNLLLRALRIEPVHDVEHSATARDLEHIVAESRDTGELPRELSTLLDRVLDFPTRTAEHAMIARSRVDTVPDDQPITEVLERMSTGHTRYPVVGDTVDDLLGVVHLHDLLGEDVSGTARSRARAAVIVPASLSLVEVLTRLAEAQDEMALVVDEYGGFAGVVTVEDIAEELVGEIADEHDPAVEEDVRGSAAEGWTMPGDLHLDEVERVLGHKLPEVDAETLAGLVIARYGGLPQVGTAVRIELPPDPADLAGNGDAPHRVLVAEVREIGKHVPSSLNVRLEEEAEADDE, encoded by the coding sequence GTGACCGCACTCAGTATTCTCTTCGGACTTTTCGTGGTCCTCGCGATCACGGCACTCACCGGCTACTTCGTGGCCCAGGAATTCGCCTACATGTCGGTGGATCGCTCCCGACTCAAGGCCCGCGCCGCCGCCGGTGACGCCGGCGCCGCCCGCGCCCTCACCGTCACCCGCCGGACGTCGTTCATGCTCTCCGGTGCCCAGCTGGGCATCACCGTCACCGGCCTGCTCGTCGGTTACGTCGCCGAACCACTGATCGGCCGCGGTCTCGGCGAACTGATGGGCGGCGTCGGCGTGCCCACGACGGTCGGCATCGCCGTCGGCGCGATTCTCGCCGTGGCGTTCTCCACGCTCGTGCAGATGCTGTTCGGCGAGTTGTTCCCGAAGAACCTGGCCATCGCGCGGCCGGAGCCGGTCGCCCGGCGCCTCGCCCTGTCGACGACGCTGTACCTGAGGCTGTTCGGCTGGTTGATCTGGTTGTTCGACCAGTCGTCGAATCTGCTGCTGCGTGCGCTGCGTATCGAACCGGTCCACGACGTCGAGCACTCCGCCACCGCCCGCGATCTCGAGCACATCGTCGCCGAGTCGCGCGATACGGGTGAGCTCCCCCGGGAGCTGTCCACCCTGCTCGACCGGGTGCTCGACTTCCCCACCCGTACCGCCGAGCACGCGATGATCGCCCGGTCCCGGGTGGACACGGTGCCGGACGACCAGCCGATCACCGAGGTGCTCGAACGGATGAGTACCGGCCACACCAGGTATCCCGTCGTCGGAGACACCGTGGACGACCTGCTCGGTGTCGTGCACCTGCACGATCTGCTCGGTGAGGATGTCAGCGGCACGGCGCGTTCGCGGGCCCGTGCCGCGGTGATCGTTCCCGCGTCACTGTCCCTGGTCGAGGTACTCACCCGCCTCGCCGAGGCACAGGACGAGATGGCGCTCGTCGTGGACGAGTACGGCGGATTCGCCGGTGTCGTCACGGTCGAGGACATCGCCGAGGAACTGGTCGGTGAGATCGCCGACGAACACGACCCCGCGGTCGAGGAAGACGTTCGGGGTTCGGCGGCCGAGGGCTGGACCATGCCCGGCGATCTGCACCTCGACGAGGTGGAACGCGTGCTGGGACACAAGCTCCCCGAGGTGGACGCGGAGACCCTGGCCGGCCTGGTGATCGCCCGCTACGGCGGGCTGCCGCAGGTGGGGACGGCGGTGCGGATCGAGCTGCCTCCCGACCCGGCGGACCTCGCCGGCAACGGGGACGCGCCGCACCGGGTGCTGGTCGCGGAGGTCCGTGAGATCGGCAAACACGTCCCGTCGTCGCTGAACGTGCGACTCGAGGAAGAAGCGGAGGCCGACGATGAGTGA
- a CDS encoding hemolysin family protein — MSDPWVVLVVTIGLIAASAFFVAVEFALIAARRHRLEDAAPNSRSARAALRSASELSVLLAGSQLGITVCTLALGATTKPAVHHWLTPLFEGWGAPVWIADVLGFVFALVIVTFLHLVVGEMAPKSWAIAHPEKSATMLALPMRAFMWFTRPLLEVLNRMANWCLRKVGVEPVDQLAGGQDPDALRHLVEHSATVGTLDERYHDYLAGALSLESLTIGDVATPVAEPSSVAPTAHPNEIRAEGDRSGHLRLLVRDASGITGVVHVRDALAADPATTARELMRPVLTLSITDPVYEALATMRETRSHLSVATDGDRIVGVVTLADVLARLLPASRGVI; from the coding sequence ATGAGTGATCCGTGGGTGGTTCTCGTCGTCACGATCGGGCTCATCGCCGCCAGCGCGTTCTTCGTCGCGGTCGAGTTCGCCCTGATCGCTGCCCGCAGGCACCGGCTCGAGGATGCGGCGCCGAACAGCCGATCGGCGAGGGCCGCGCTCCGCAGCGCATCGGAGCTGTCGGTGTTGCTCGCCGGATCCCAGCTGGGTATCACGGTGTGCACCCTCGCGTTGGGTGCCACCACGAAACCGGCGGTGCATCACTGGCTGACCCCGCTCTTCGAGGGCTGGGGTGCTCCCGTGTGGATCGCGGACGTGCTCGGGTTCGTGTTCGCGCTCGTCATCGTCACCTTCCTGCACCTCGTGGTCGGGGAGATGGCGCCGAAGTCCTGGGCCATCGCACACCCGGAGAAGTCCGCGACGATGCTGGCGCTGCCGATGCGGGCGTTCATGTGGTTCACCCGGCCGCTGCTCGAGGTGCTCAACCGGATGGCGAACTGGTGCCTGCGCAAGGTGGGCGTCGAACCGGTGGATCAGCTTGCGGGAGGGCAGGATCCGGATGCGCTCCGGCACCTGGTGGAGCATTCCGCGACGGTGGGCACCCTCGACGAGCGGTACCACGACTATCTTGCCGGGGCGCTGTCCCTCGAGTCGTTGACCATCGGGGACGTCGCCACCCCGGTCGCGGAGCCGAGCAGTGTGGCGCCGACCGCTCACCCGAACGAGATCCGGGCGGAGGGCGACCGGTCCGGACACCTGCGGCTGCTGGTGCGTGACGCCTCGGGCATCACGGGGGTGGTGCACGTGCGCGATGCGCTCGCCGCCGATCCCGCGACCACGGCGCGCGAGCTGATGCGTCCGGTGCTCACGCTGTCGATCACAGATCCGGTGTACGAGGCGCTGGCGACGATGCGCGAGACGCGCAGCCATCTCTCGGTCGCGACGGACGGCGACCGGATCGTCGGTGTCGTCACGCTCGCGGACGTCCTGGCGCGTCTGCTGCCCGCCTCCCGCGGGGTGATCTGA
- a CDS encoding GAF and ANTAR domain-containing protein has translation MNGEVPDPRQVFTALADIVYRGSSVSEVYTAVCVSATILVPGCDHASLMLHQEAGFATAAASDEVARLVDEYERELGEGPCLDAILDEVPQLDPDLATPTAWPALAARLLADTPVRGVMGFRLLVDDRKVGALNLFSDTPGTFGSEAADAAALLTSFASVAVAAAAHGEQARSLREGLASNREIGKAIGLLMALHHFDDDAAFDLLRRTSQSMNVKIAEVARRVVAQHR, from the coding sequence ATGAACGGAGAAGTACCGGACCCGCGGCAGGTCTTCACTGCCCTGGCCGACATCGTGTATCGAGGCTCGTCGGTCAGCGAGGTGTACACCGCGGTGTGCGTGTCGGCGACGATCCTGGTGCCCGGGTGTGATCACGCGAGTCTCATGCTGCACCAGGAGGCCGGCTTCGCCACCGCCGCGGCCTCCGACGAGGTCGCGCGCCTGGTGGACGAGTACGAGCGTGAACTCGGCGAGGGCCCGTGCCTCGACGCCATCCTCGACGAGGTGCCCCAGCTCGACCCCGACCTCGCCACTCCCACCGCCTGGCCGGCGCTGGCCGCGCGACTGCTGGCGGACACTCCGGTCCGGGGCGTGATGGGCTTCCGGCTGCTCGTCGACGACCGCAAGGTCGGGGCCCTGAACCTCTTCAGCGATACCCCCGGCACCTTCGGGTCCGAAGCTGCCGACGCCGCCGCGTTGCTGACCTCCTTCGCCTCGGTGGCCGTGGCCGCCGCCGCGCACGGGGAGCAGGCCCGTTCGCTGCGCGAAGGGCTGGCCAGCAACCGCGAGATCGGCAAGGCCATCGGACTGCTCATGGCGCTACATCACTTCGACGACGACGCGGCCTTCGACCTGCTGCGCCGCACCTCCCAGTCGATGAACGTCAAGATCGCCGAGGTGGCGCGCCGCGTCGTCGCACAGCATCGCTGA
- a CDS encoding nitroreductase family deazaflavin-dependent oxidoreductase, giving the protein MNGNAWKDRGAKLMNRAHRVVLTVSGNRLLANPFGMPTVELHTTGRKSGLPRSCYLTAPVHDSDRVVLVASKGGDDRHPDWYRNLQAYPDAELVIHGRRRKIRARTANAEEKAELWPRITEAYRGYASYQQRTSRDIPVVICELRD; this is encoded by the coding sequence ATGAACGGCAACGCCTGGAAGGATCGCGGCGCGAAGCTGATGAACCGGGCGCATCGCGTGGTTCTCACCGTGAGCGGCAACAGGCTGCTCGCGAACCCGTTCGGTATGCCGACCGTGGAACTGCACACCACCGGCCGGAAATCGGGGCTCCCGCGGTCCTGCTACCTCACCGCTCCCGTGCACGATTCCGACCGGGTGGTGCTCGTCGCGTCGAAGGGCGGCGACGACAGGCACCCCGACTGGTACCGGAACCTGCAGGCGTACCCGGACGCCGAACTCGTGATCCACGGCCGCCGCCGGAAGATCAGGGCACGGACCGCGAACGCGGAGGAGAAGGCCGAACTCTGGCCCCGGATCACCGAGGCCTACCGCGGCTACGCGAGCTATCAGCAGCGCACCAGCCGGGACATCCCGGTGGTGATCTGCGAACTGCGGGACTGA
- a CDS encoding NAD(P)H-quinone oxidoreductase, with protein MRAVLVDPDSRELSLGRAPTPTPRPDEVLVRVAAAGINRADLMQRQGLYPPPPGITDILGMEVSGTIAEIGSEVTGWSPGDTVCALIAGGGYAEYAVVPAAQLLPVPDGVSTVDAASLPEAASTVWSNLVTEAGLRAGETLLIHGGGSGIGTHAIQVAKALGARVAVTVGSEYKAQRSRELGADVVVNYRDQDFATELADSVDVVLDIMAAKYLSANISALAPGGRLVIIGMQGGVVGELKIATLIAKRARVIGTNVRNRPLTGPGSKADIVAAVREFEWPLVAEGKVQPVISGRLPITEAARGQQMLDSPDSVGKVLLLLDPEGNEVAR; from the coding sequence ATGCGTGCCGTCCTCGTCGACCCCGACAGCCGGGAGCTCTCGCTCGGCCGCGCACCCACCCCGACGCCCCGTCCCGACGAGGTTCTGGTCCGAGTCGCCGCAGCGGGGATCAACCGCGCCGACCTGATGCAGAGACAGGGTCTCTATCCACCCCCGCCCGGCATCACCGACATCCTCGGGATGGAGGTGTCCGGCACGATCGCCGAGATCGGCTCCGAGGTGACCGGGTGGAGCCCCGGCGACACCGTGTGCGCTCTCATCGCGGGCGGCGGTTACGCCGAGTACGCAGTGGTCCCGGCAGCGCAGCTCCTGCCCGTCCCGGACGGTGTGTCCACGGTGGACGCCGCGTCGCTCCCGGAGGCGGCGAGCACGGTGTGGTCGAACCTCGTCACCGAGGCCGGGTTGCGTGCCGGCGAAACCCTCCTGATCCACGGCGGCGGTAGCGGGATCGGGACGCACGCGATCCAGGTCGCCAAGGCACTGGGCGCGAGGGTGGCGGTCACGGTCGGCTCCGAATACAAGGCGCAGCGCAGCCGCGAACTCGGCGCCGACGTCGTCGTCAACTACCGCGACCAGGACTTCGCGACCGAACTGGCCGACAGCGTGGACGTCGTCCTCGACATCATGGCGGCAAAGTACCTGTCCGCCAACATCTCCGCACTCGCACCCGGTGGCCGGCTGGTCATCATCGGGATGCAGGGCGGCGTCGTCGGCGAACTGAAGATCGCGACGCTGATCGCCAAACGTGCCCGGGTGATCGGTACCAACGTCAGGAACCGGCCGCTGACCGGGCCGGGATCGAAGGCCGACATCGTCGCCGCCGTCCGCGAGTTCGAATGGCCTCTGGTCGCCGAGGGAAAGGTACAGCCGGTGATCTCGGGGAGGCTGCCGATCACCGAGGCCGCGCGGGGCCAGCAGATGCTGGACTCTCCCGACTCGGTGGGCAAGGTGCTCCTCCTGCTGGATCCGGAAGGGAACGAGGTGGCGCGATGA
- a CDS encoding succinic semialdehyde dehydrogenase: MSLDQSAPPAPTIGLPASATPALLSRLAGRVSAAPDAARTVTTAPYTGAPLADLPVSTPADVEAAYTRARAAQTLWAATPLGERKRILLRFHDLVLDHRDEALDLMQAESGKTRRDALLEVTDIAITARYYARSAATLLAPQRRRGAIPLLTHTTELRHPKGVVAVISSWNYPLSMAAGDALPALMAGNAVVQKPDTQTGLTALWALDLMHRAGLPTDVWQMVIGRGSSIGGALMGGADYMMFTGSTATGRQIARDAGERLIGASLELGGKNAMLVLDDADIDRAADGAVAACFPSAGQLCVSIERLYVAEDIRDRFVSEFVARTERLRLGAAYDYSVDVGSLTTPAQLETVSAHVDDAVAKGATVLAGGRARPDLGPLFHEPTILTDVTPDMTLYEHETFGPVVAIYSFRDDEEAISRANATPYGLNGSVWTRDGARGRAVAARLRSGTVNVNEAFAAAWGSIDSPMGGMGDSGIGRRHGADGLLKYTEAQTVAQQRIQGFTPPSGVSFRTWESVLTASQRILKGIGSR, translated from the coding sequence ATGTCCCTCGACCAGTCCGCCCCGCCGGCCCCGACGATCGGCCTGCCCGCCTCGGCGACTCCTGCGCTGCTCTCGCGGCTGGCGGGGCGGGTCTCGGCCGCACCGGATGCCGCCCGCACCGTGACCACCGCCCCCTACACGGGGGCGCCGCTGGCGGATCTCCCGGTGTCCACGCCCGCGGACGTCGAGGCCGCCTACACCCGCGCCCGAGCCGCCCAGACACTCTGGGCTGCAACCCCGCTCGGCGAGCGGAAGAGGATCCTGCTGCGCTTCCACGACCTCGTCCTCGATCACCGCGACGAAGCCCTGGACCTGATGCAGGCCGAGAGCGGCAAGACCCGCCGCGACGCCCTGCTCGAGGTCACCGACATCGCGATCACCGCGCGCTACTACGCCCGCAGCGCCGCGACACTGCTGGCACCCCAGCGGCGGCGCGGGGCGATACCCCTGCTGACGCATACCACCGAGCTGCGGCATCCCAAGGGCGTCGTCGCCGTGATCTCGTCGTGGAACTATCCCCTCAGCATGGCCGCCGGCGACGCCCTCCCCGCGCTCATGGCCGGCAATGCCGTCGTCCAGAAGCCCGACACCCAGACCGGCCTCACCGCGCTGTGGGCGCTGGACCTGATGCACCGGGCCGGTCTGCCCACCGACGTGTGGCAGATGGTGATCGGCCGGGGAAGCTCCATCGGCGGAGCCCTCATGGGCGGCGCCGACTACATGATGTTCACCGGGTCGACGGCGACCGGACGGCAGATCGCCAGGGATGCCGGTGAGCGCCTCATCGGAGCCTCCCTCGAACTGGGTGGAAAGAACGCGATGCTCGTCCTCGACGACGCCGACATCGACCGGGCCGCCGACGGCGCTGTCGCCGCGTGCTTCCCGTCCGCCGGCCAGCTCTGCGTCTCGATCGAGCGCCTGTACGTCGCGGAAGACATCCGGGATCGCTTCGTGTCCGAGTTCGTCGCTCGCACCGAGAGACTCCGCCTCGGGGCGGCATACGACTACAGCGTCGACGTCGGTTCCCTGACGACCCCGGCGCAGTTGGAGACGGTCTCGGCGCACGTCGACGACGCGGTCGCCAAGGGGGCCACCGTCCTCGCCGGCGGCCGGGCACGCCCCGATCTGGGGCCGCTGTTCCACGAGCCGACCATCCTCACCGACGTCACCCCCGACATGACGCTGTACGAGCACGAGACGTTCGGTCCGGTCGTCGCGATCTACTCGTTCCGCGACGACGAAGAGGCGATCTCCCGAGCCAACGCCACCCCGTACGGACTCAACGGCAGTGTGTGGACCCGCGACGGCGCCAGGGGCCGGGCTGTGGCCGCCCGGCTGCGTTCCGGGACGGTGAACGTCAACGAGGCGTTCGCCGCAGCGTGGGGAAGCATCGACTCTCCGATGGGTGGCATGGGCGACTCCGGTATCGGTCGCCGCCACGGCGCGGACGGGCTGCTGAAGTACACCGAGGCCCAGACAGTCGCCCAGCAACGCATCCAGGGGTTCACGCCCCCTTCGGGTGTCTCCTTCCGCACCTGGGAGTCGGTCCTGACCGCCTCCCAGCGAATCCTGAAGGGCATCGGCTCGCGCTGA
- a CDS encoding alpha/beta hydrolase produces MTDNKPVLETEAAEFAAATDTPPFLFQLPPAEGRKTVDEVQSAEIDKPEIDEEWITVEGGPTGSVKVRIVRPAGASGTLPVIFFIHGAGWVFGNAHTHDRLVRQLAVGADAAVVFPEYDLSPEAKYPTAIEQNYAAAQWVFAHGAEKGLDASRFAAAGDSVGGNMTAVLTLMAKERGDVTISQQVLFYPVTNADFDTESYHQFAEHYFLAREGMQWFWDQYTENDAQREEIYASPLRASIEQLRGLPPALIITGEADVLRDEGEAYAAKLRAAGVPVTQVRFGGIIHDFVLLHALAPTQAAKTAVKLAQDTLRDALH; encoded by the coding sequence ATGACCGACAACAAGCCCGTACTCGAGACCGAGGCGGCCGAGTTCGCCGCGGCGACGGATACCCCGCCGTTCCTTTTCCAGTTGCCGCCGGCCGAAGGCCGCAAGACGGTGGACGAGGTCCAATCCGCCGAGATCGACAAGCCGGAGATCGACGAGGAGTGGATCACCGTCGAGGGCGGGCCGACCGGTTCGGTGAAGGTTCGCATCGTCCGACCCGCCGGCGCGTCGGGGACTCTTCCGGTCATCTTCTTCATCCACGGGGCCGGCTGGGTGTTCGGCAACGCGCACACCCACGACCGGCTTGTCCGCCAACTCGCCGTCGGAGCCGATGCCGCCGTCGTGTTCCCGGAATACGACCTCTCTCCGGAAGCCAAGTACCCCACCGCGATCGAGCAGAACTACGCTGCCGCCCAGTGGGTGTTCGCCCACGGCGCGGAGAAGGGGCTGGACGCCTCACGCTTCGCCGCTGCCGGGGATTCGGTGGGCGGCAACATGACCGCCGTCCTCACCCTGATGGCCAAGGAGCGCGGGGATGTCACGATCTCACAGCAGGTCCTGTTCTACCCGGTCACGAACGCCGACTTCGACACCGAGTCCTACCACCAGTTCGCCGAGCATTACTTTCTCGCCCGCGAGGGCATGCAGTGGTTCTGGGACCAGTACACGGAGAACGACGCCCAGCGCGAGGAGATCTATGCTTCCCCGTTGCGGGCTTCGATCGAGCAGCTCCGCGGGCTTCCGCCGGCACTGATCATCACCGGCGAGGCCGACGTGCTGCGGGACGAGGGCGAGGCCTACGCAGCCAAGCTGCGTGCGGCGGGCGTGCCGGTCACCCAGGTGCGTTTCGGCGGCATCATCCACGACTTCGTGCTGCTGCACGCCCTGGCCCCCACTCAGGCCGCGAAGACCGCCGTCAAGCTCGCCCAGGACACGCTGCGCGACGCGCTGCACTGA
- a CDS encoding acetoacetate decarboxylase family protein has translation MPSSPLDASRQDVAVSETTAVDLGGRTVTVPKGGLYDRFRMDTDLDEVARDPRVTSVDFFRKLPKARVDSPIGSTLTPNFYYRISTARLVMLAPTRAIRARLPRELAPLEVTPGLGLISTMFFRYDVCDIDFYAEAAVGIAVRPARHGGLGVVDLVSALKNENLDSYVLSLPVNTDIAQVRGHDGYGFPKWVTDVDVDIDARRATARVANADGQTDLALSVATPSQTTHATGEHVTSLTSYTTIDGAWHSTLSQTNLLSTGRTLFPRKVDLEIGQGRMADDLRSLSPKRIVQLDVATDAQLALHMPVPISVRDR, from the coding sequence ATGCCATCGTCCCCCCTGGACGCATCCCGTCAGGACGTCGCCGTCTCTGAAACCACCGCCGTCGATCTGGGCGGCCGCACCGTCACGGTCCCGAAAGGCGGCCTGTACGACCGCTTCCGAATGGACACCGACCTCGACGAGGTCGCCCGCGACCCTCGGGTCACCAGTGTCGACTTCTTCCGGAAACTCCCGAAAGCACGGGTCGATTCCCCGATCGGCTCCACCCTGACGCCGAATTTCTACTACCGCATCTCGACGGCCCGACTGGTGATGCTCGCCCCGACGCGCGCGATTCGCGCCCGCCTGCCCCGCGAGCTGGCGCCCCTGGAAGTCACTCCGGGCCTGGGCCTGATCTCGACGATGTTCTTCCGGTACGACGTCTGCGACATCGACTTCTACGCCGAGGCCGCCGTCGGCATCGCCGTCCGCCCGGCACGGCACGGAGGACTCGGTGTCGTCGACCTCGTCTCCGCACTGAAGAACGAGAACCTCGATTCCTACGTGCTCTCCCTCCCGGTCAACACCGACATCGCCCAGGTACGCGGGCACGACGGGTACGGCTTCCCGAAGTGGGTCACCGACGTGGACGTCGACATCGATGCCCGCCGCGCCACCGCTCGGGTCGCGAACGCGGACGGGCAGACCGATCTGGCGCTGTCCGTGGCCACCCCCTCGCAGACCACCCACGCCACCGGGGAACACGTCACGTCGTTGACCTCGTACACGACGATCGACGGTGCGTGGCATTCGACGCTGAGCCAGACCAATCTGCTTTCCACCGGCCGCACGCTGTTCCCCCGCAAGGTGGACCTCGAGATCGGGCAGGGCCGCATGGCCGACGACCTGCGGTCCCTCTCACCGAAGCGGATCGTGCAACTGGACGTCGCGACGGATGCCCAACTGGCCCTGCACATGCCTGTCCCGATCTCGGTCCGCGACCGCTGA